A window of Desulfobacteraceae bacterium genomic DNA:
TGCCCGTTGTCGTCCACCAGCAAGGTAGCGTTCTTGGCCACCGCCACAAACCGACCGCTTTTGGTGCGCAGACGGCAATGACAGCGCACCTCCCGGCTTTTGTCAAACAGGGCGCACCATGCCACCTCGCTGCGGTTGAGGATCTTTTCGCAGCCGTCGCACTGCAGTACGATGCACGAGCGGCCCACGACCTCGTCGGCCCGGTAGCCGGTGAGGCGCTCGAAGGCTCGGTTGACCGAGATGATCGTACCATCGGTACCGATGATCATCAGGCCGTCGCTCATCGTGTCGACGATGCGTTTCCAGTAGTGGTTGAGCTGGCTGTCCAGCATGGGTCTCCCCGGGAAGTGTTTAAACGTTTAAACGATTGTTTAAATACAACAGGTCCCCACAATTGGCAAGGTCGATTCAAGAAAAACCTTAAAAATCTGAATTTATTTTATTTTTATCAAAATTTGGGCGGGATCGGGATCGGCACGAACTTTGCGCAAACGGTTGACGGGGAGGCGATCACCATGACTCCACCGGACCGGCTCGATCTGGTCGGCGTTGGCTGGCCCATCTGTCTGCTGACATACCAGCAGCGGGCCCACCGCCTGGCACCCGGCGCGCTGATCGAAGTATCCATCGAAGACCCCGACGTTGCCGCCACCATTCGCCAACTGGCCCGGCGCCAGCAGGACCGCATCGTCGGTGAACAGCAAGACGGCCGGGTGGTGCGGCTTCTGATCCAGAAACAAACGGATTGCAGCCCACCCCGGGCCCATCTGAAACCGACCAAAACCGGAAAAAGGGCGTCTGGAAGATCACACCAGACGCATGCCAAAAGCCCTGCCAAGGAGATTCCATGAAGCTGACACGACGCGGGTTCTTCAAGATCACGGGAGCGGCGGGGGCTGCGGCGACGGTCAGCAGGGCCTACGCCGCCAAGGCCTCGCCGGCACCGGAGGACCCCTTCGGCTGCCTGGTGGACCTCACCCGCTGCATCGGCTGCCGCAAGTGCGAGGACGCCTGCAACCGGGTCAACGACCTGCCGCCGCCCGCGCGCTCCTTCGAGGACCCCACCGTCCTCAACCGCCCGCGGCGCCCCGATGAAAAGGCCTTCACGGTGGTCAACCGCTATTTTCCGGGCCAGCGCGACGCCAGCAACCAACTGGTGCCGACCTTCGTCAAGATCCAGTGCATGCACTGCCAGGAGCCGGCATGCGCCTCGGCGTGCATCGTCGGCGCCCTGACCAAAAAAGAAAACGGCGCGGTGCACTACGACGTGACCCGCTGCATCGGCTGCCGCTACTGCATGGTGGCCTGCCCCTTCGAGATCCCGGCCTACGAATACCACGACCCCATCACCCCGCGGGTGATGAAGTGCACCTTCTGCTTCGAGCGCATCAGCGAGGCGGGCGGCCTGCCGGGCTGCGCCGAGATCTGCCCCACCGAGGCGATCACCTTCGGCCGGCGCAAGACCCTGCTGGCGGTGGCCAAAAAGCGCATCCAGGACAACCCCGCCCGCTACCTCCAGGAGATCTACGGCGAAAAGGAGGTCGGCGGGACCAGCTGGATGTACATCACGGCGGTACCCTTCGAGAAGCTCGGGTTCATCGATGTGCCGGACAAACCCACCCCCCGGCTGGCCGAGACGATTCAGCACAGCCTGTTTGCCTACCTCTGGTCGCCCATCGTGCTCTACGGGCTTCTGGGGGGCATCATGTGGGCCTCCCGCGGGAACCGGCCCCACCCCGAAGACGAGGAAGGAGATCGCCGATGACCCACCACCCCTACCCGCTCAAGACCCGCTTCTGGACCCCGGGGGTCGTGGTGCTGGCCGTGTTGATGGCCGCCGGCGCCCTGGCCATGGCGGCCCGCTTCATCGGCGGCATCGGCTATGTGTCCAACCTGTCCACGGCCCGGCCCTGGGGGCTGTGGATCGGGGTGGACGTGGCCTCGGGGGTCGCGCTGGCCGCCGGCGGCTTCACCACCGCCTTTCTGGCCCACATCGTCGGCCGGCACTACTACGAGCCGGTGGTGCGCCCGGCCCTGCTCACCGCCGTGCTCGGCTACACCTTTGTGGTGATCGGCCTGCTGGTGGACATCGGGCGTTCCTGGGCCATCTGGAAACCGATGGTCTTCTGGAACTTCAACTCGGTACTCTTCGAAGTGGCCATGTGCGTGATGTTCTACCTCAACGTGCTCTACATCGAATTTTTGCCGGTCGTGGCCGAGCAGTACAAGGGCCGGGTGAACCTCCCCGGCCCCCTGGCGGCCCTGAACGGGCTGGTGGAATCCGTCCTGAGCCTGGCCGACCGCGTGCTGGACAAAATCATGTGGGTTTTCATCATCGCCGGGGTGGTGCTCTCGTGCATGCACCAGTCGAGCCTGGGCTCGTTGATGCTGGTGGCGCCCACCAAGGTCCACCCCCTGTGGTACACCCCGATCCTGCCGCTGCTCTTTCTCACCTCGGCCATCGCGGTGGGGTACCCGATGGTGGTCTTCGAAACCACGCTGGCCACCAGTTCCTTGAAACGCGACGGCGAGATGCGGGTTCTCGCCCCGCTGACCCGCATCACGATCTACCTGCTGGGGCTTTACATGGCGCTCAAGATCGGGGACATGGTGGTGCGCGGCACCTACGTGCACCTGCTGGAGGGTACGGCCCAGACCAACGCCTTCCTCGTGGAGATGGTCCTGGGGGTGATCGTGCCCTGGCTGATGCTGCTATCCGAGCGGGTGCGCCGCAGCCGCCGGGCCCTTTTCGCCGCCTGCGCCATGATCGTGGGCGGGGTCCTGCTCAACCGGGTCAACGTCTTCGTGGTGGCCTACACGCCGCCGGTGAGCGAGGCCAGCTACTTTCCAGCGGTGGGGGAAATTCTCATCACGGTCGGCCTGATCGCGACCCTGATGTTCATCTACCGTTTCCTGGTCACCCATCTGCCGGTTCTCTCTGCACCGGCCCGGGAGGTGTCTGCATGACGAAACCATTCTCATCCGGACGGGCGTTGCGGTTCCTGATCGCACTGATGACGGTGCTGGTGGCCGCCCCGGCATTCGCGGCCGGAAACCCGGAGGCCGACGAACTGGCGCTGAGCCCCGAGTGGAAGGCACCGAACCAGGAGGAGGCCCGGCAGCGCGCCCAGGAGGTGGTGCCCTTGATCGAGGCGGTGGTGGACGAGTGCCAGCTCTGCCGCCAGCAGCGGCTGCGGGATGTGGGCCTCGGGGTGAAGGACATCGTTCACAGCTATTTCCTGCTGGAAAGCCCCATCATCAAAAAGCGCGAGGACCACTACGGGCCGGTGCGCTTCATGCACACCAAGCACGCCGCGGCCATCCAGGACTGCGCCATATGCCATCACGCGCGACCCGCCGACCCGTCCGCCAAGGAGACCGTGCGCTGCAGCGCCTGCCACCAGGAGGCCTTCCGCACCGATCATCCCGAGCGGCTGGGGCTCAAGGCGGCCTATCACCAGCAGTGCATCCAATGCCACCGCGACAAGGCCAAGGGGCCGGTGGACTGTGCCGGCTGTCACCCGAAAAATGTGCCGGACCACAAGGAACTGGTCAAACTTGGGGCCAACCCCGAACCCTGGGACGTGACGGAGGAATGCCTGCGCTGCCACGCAGCGGCCGGTGAGGACATGCTGGCCACGGCCCACTGGCTCTGGAAGGGCCATTCGGCTTACACCCTGAACCAGCAGAAGAAGGTCATTCACGGCAAGGGGACGACCGCCATCAACAACTTCTGAATGAGCCCCATCAGCAACGAGGCTCGTTGCACAAGCTGCCACGCCGGATACGGTTGGAAAGACGACACCTTTGATTTCAGCGACCGGACCCGCATCGACTGCCTGGTCTGCCACGACACCACCGGAACCTACAAAAAGACGCCCACCGGGGCCGGGATGCCCGATCCTGCAGTCGACCTGGTCACGGTCGCCCAGAACGTGGGCCACAGTTCGCGCAAGACCTGCGGCGAATGCCACTTCAACGGCGGGGGGGCCGAGGCCGTCAAGCACGCCGACATGTCGCGCCAGCTGCTGCAGCCCGACCGCGCCTGCGACGTGCACATGGGCGGCTACGACATGCAGTGCGCCGAGTGCCACACCACCCGCAACCACCGCATCCCGGGCCGCAGCTCCTCGGTGCCGGTGGTCGAAGGGGCCCTGAACTGCCAGGACTGCCACGGCGCACGCCCCCACTACGGCAACAGCATCCTGGACCACCACCTCAACAAGCACTGCGAAAACATCGACTGCAACACCTGCCACTCCCCGGTCTACGCCAAGTGCAAGCCCACCAAGGTCTGGTGGGACTGGTCCAAGGCCGGCGACAAGACGCGCAAACCCCGCAAGGACAAGTACGGGATGGGGGACTACGACCCGAAGAAGGGAGAATTCGCCTGGCGGGAGTCCGCCAAGCCGGTCTATCGCTGGCACGGCGGATTCTACAAGCGCGTTCTGCTGGGCGACCGCATTGACCTGGAGGCGGCGGTGACCAATATTGCCGAGCCGGTGGGATCCATCCGCGACCCCAACAGCAAGATCGCGCCGTTTAAGATCATGAAGGGCGTCCAGCCCGCGGACGCCAAGCACGCCCATCTGCTGGTGCCGCATCTCTTTCCCCGGGACAAGGAGGACAAAACCGCCTTCTGGAAACACTTCGACTGGCAAAAGGCCATCACCGAGGGCATGCGGGTTGCCGGCTTGCCCTACAGCGGCAACTTCAAATGGGTGGAGACCTGGATGTACTGGGGCGTGGACCACGAGGTAATGCCCGCGGACATGGCATTGTCCTGCGTCCAATGCCACGACAGTCTCAAGGGCGAGCGCACCTGCGACCGCTGCCACCAGGACAGCCGGCTGATCGACTTCAAGAAGGTGGCTCACAAGGGAACCGACTTTTCCTGGATGGCCGAAAGGGGCCGCGACGTCAGCCACCTGGTGGGCACCACCGACTACATCGACTTCAAGGCCCTGGGCTACAAGGGCGATCCCATCGTCCACGGCGGACGCTTCAAGAAGCTGCCCATGGGTTACAGACCGGCCGGTCAATAGCGGATGGCGGCGTAGAAAATCCAATTTCGGCGCTGCGGCGTACCTTGAGTACGCCTCACGCCGCTGAGATTTGCGCGCCCTGGACTTGGCGCTTCTAAATAACTAACCGCTAAACCGTTTAGGCCAGGGGTTTTTCGAAGACGATAGCCCTATTTCAAGCGCTTAATGCGGCCGGCGTTTTAAATCCCATCGTCCCGGGCCGAGCATCGCAGCAGCCGGCGATAAAGGCCCTGTGGCTGTCTGAGCGCAAGCGAGTTCCACAGGGCCCGCCGACTGCGAGAAGCGCAGGGCAGCCCGCAGGGCCCCGGGGCGCGGGCGGTTTCTTTTGGTTCGTTTTCTTGTCCGCACAAGAAAATGAACAGTACCCAATCGAAAGTGCCAACTCCCGGACCAGCCCTGCCGCCCCCATGAAAGTTCCTTTCTGCGAAAACACAGCAAAGCGGGCAAACTTTCTGCGAGGGTGTTGGGGTGAGCTAACGGGCTGCGACCATCAGTTCAGGGTAAATGCTGCAGCCGACTAAAAACACTGGTGGCACCGCATCCCCATTTTCCTTTTTCTTTTTTTCTCACACCACCTGTTGACGGTCCCACACTTCTCATCTCGACTATCAGGGCCCCTCCGGCTGCCCTCTTCACTTCCATGAAACCCCCATCAGCGCGTCATCAGCGCCTGAATCCCATTGACAGCAGCGAAGGCGATATGGTTAACAGGAAGCATGCCCTTTCCCTTGAAGGCAGCTAAACCGAAACGTGAAACGGAGGAGGAGATGATGAACAGATGGCGTTCGGCGGAGTTGGCGGTGCTGGTGCTGATGGTGGTCGCGGCGGCGCATCCGGGTCTGGCCCAGTCCGAGGAGGTGTTTCCCTGTGTGGCGGCGGAAAATCTCCAAACGGAGGTGGCACCCGGGGCCGCGCTCGAGTCGCTGACCTGCATGTTCAAAAAATATGAGGGTCAGGAAGTGCTCCATCTGAGCGTCGGGTTGAAAAATGTCAGCGACCAGCCGCAGCGTTACCGGGTGAG
This region includes:
- a CDS encoding 4Fe-4S dicluster domain-containing protein — protein: MKLTRRGFFKITGAAGAAATVSRAYAAKASPAPEDPFGCLVDLTRCIGCRKCEDACNRVNDLPPPARSFEDPTVLNRPRRPDEKAFTVVNRYFPGQRDASNQLVPTFVKIQCMHCQEPACASACIVGALTKKENGAVHYDVTRCIGCRYCMVACPFEIPAYEYHDPITPRVMKCTFCFERISEAGGLPGCAEICPTEAITFGRRKTLLAVAKKRIQDNPARYLQEIYGEKEVGGTSWMYITAVPFEKLGFIDVPDKPTPRLAETIQHSLFAYLWSPIVLYGLLGGIMWASRGNRPHPEDEEGDRR
- the hybB gene encoding Ni/Fe-hydrogenase cytochrome b subunit: MTHHPYPLKTRFWTPGVVVLAVLMAAGALAMAARFIGGIGYVSNLSTARPWGLWIGVDVASGVALAAGGFTTAFLAHIVGRHYYEPVVRPALLTAVLGYTFVVIGLLVDIGRSWAIWKPMVFWNFNSVLFEVAMCVMFYLNVLYIEFLPVVAEQYKGRVNLPGPLAALNGLVESVLSLADRVLDKIMWVFIIAGVVLSCMHQSSLGSLMLVAPTKVHPLWYTPILPLLFLTSAIAVGYPMVVFETTLATSSLKRDGEMRVLAPLTRITIYLLGLYMALKIGDMVVRGTYVHLLEGTAQTNAFLVEMVLGVIVPWLMLLSERVRRSRRALFAACAMIVGGVLLNRVNVFVVAYTPPVSEASYFPAVGEILITVGLIATLMFIYRFLVTHLPVLSAPAREVSA
- a CDS encoding cytochrome c family protein, with amino-acid sequence MTKPFSSGRALRFLIALMTVLVAAPAFAAGNPEADELALSPEWKAPNQEEARQRAQEVVPLIEAVVDECQLCRQQRLRDVGLGVKDIVHSYFLLESPIIKKREDHYGPVRFMHTKHAAAIQDCAICHHARPADPSAKETVRCSACHQEAFRTDHPERLGLKAAYHQQCIQCHRDKAKGPVDCAGCHPKNVPDHKELVKLGANPEPWDVTEECLRCHAAAGEDMLATAHWLWKGHSAYTLNQQKKVIHGKGTTAINNF
- a CDS encoding tetrathionate reductase family octaheme c-type cytochrome, translated to MSPISNEARCTSCHAGYGWKDDTFDFSDRTRIDCLVCHDTTGTYKKTPTGAGMPDPAVDLVTVAQNVGHSSRKTCGECHFNGGGAEAVKHADMSRQLLQPDRACDVHMGGYDMQCAECHTTRNHRIPGRSSSVPVVEGALNCQDCHGARPHYGNSILDHHLNKHCENIDCNTCHSPVYAKCKPTKVWWDWSKAGDKTRKPRKDKYGMGDYDPKKGEFAWRESAKPVYRWHGGFYKRVLLGDRIDLEAAVTNIAEPVGSIRDPNSKIAPFKIMKGVQPADAKHAHLLVPHLFPRDKEDKTAFWKHFDWQKAITEGMRVAGLPYSGNFKWVETWMYWGVDHEVMPADMALSCVQCHDSLKGERTCDRCHQDSRLIDFKKVAHKGTDFSWMAERGRDVSHLVGTTDYIDFKALGYKGDPIVHGGRFKKLPMGYRPAGQ